In one Lycium barbarum isolate Lr01 chromosome 7, ASM1917538v2, whole genome shotgun sequence genomic region, the following are encoded:
- the LOC132602029 gene encoding phosphoribosylglycinamide formyltransferase, chloroplastic-like, which yields MEVQNLSFKLSFSTPTTSPIQIPKNPFFHVLHKPLNNNLTLKGSFLKPHFSFSPKILQCTNCLQRMEKEVITVNKELKKKKLAVFVSGGGSNFKSIYEATLEGIVHGEVAVLVTNKHDCGGAKYAREQGIPVILFPKAKNSSEGLSEEDLVGSLRAHNIDFILLAWYLKLIPTGFFSDDHGCPVFFTTFANPAVVTLNHCYVYYCL from the coding sequence ATGGAAGTTCAAAATTTATCTTTTAAACTTTCCTTCAGCACACCCACCACTTCACCAATTCAAATCCCAAAAAACCCATTCTTTCATGTTTTACACAAACCATTAAATAATAATCTTACCCTTAAAGGCTCTTTCTTGAAACcccatttttctttttctcctaaaATTTTACAGTGTACTAATTGTTTGCAAAGAATGGAAAAAGAAGTTATTACAGTGAATAAAGAACTTAAAAAGAAGAAATTGGCAGTTTTTGTATCTGGTGGTGGTTCAAATTTCAAGTCAATTTATGAAGCTACACTTGAAGGGATTGTTCATGGAGAGGTAGCTGTTTTAGTTACTAATAAACATGATTGTGGAGGTGCTAAGTATGCAAGGGAGCAAGGCATCCCTGTTATTTTGTTTCCTAAAGCAAAGAATTCATCCGAGGGTTTATCAGAGGAGGATCTTGTGGGTTCTCTAAGAGCCCACAACATCGACTTCATTCTTTTAGCCTGGTACTTAAAGCTTATTCCTACTGGTTTTTTTTCCGACGACCATGGCTGCCCCGTTTTTTTTACTACGTTTGCCAACCCTGCGGTTGTTACATTGAACCATTGCTATGTTTATTATTGCCTTTAA